A genomic window from Arthrobacter sp. FW305-BF8 includes:
- a CDS encoding amino acid ABC transporter ATP-binding protein: MTTQLPGDALVSLNAVNKHYGQLHVLKDINLQVRKGEVVVVIGPSGSGKSTLCRAINRLETIDDGDIAIDGKQLPEEGKELARLRADVGMVFQSFNLFAHKTILENVTLGPIKVKGVSKAEADKEAMALLERVGVGHQAPKLPAQLSGGQQQRVAIARALAMKPKVMLFDEPTSALDPEMINEVLDVMIQLAKEGMTMIVVTHEMGFARKAADRVVFMADGQIVEDATPEEFFTNPQSSRAKDFLSKLLTH; this comes from the coding sequence ATGACTACTCAACTGCCCGGCGATGCACTCGTCTCTCTGAATGCCGTCAACAAGCATTACGGTCAGCTGCACGTTCTGAAGGACATCAACCTCCAGGTCCGCAAGGGCGAAGTGGTTGTGGTCATCGGCCCGTCAGGTTCGGGGAAGTCCACACTGTGCCGGGCGATCAACCGGCTGGAAACGATCGACGACGGCGACATCGCCATTGACGGCAAGCAGCTGCCCGAGGAAGGCAAGGAGCTCGCCCGGCTGCGCGCCGACGTCGGCATGGTGTTCCAGTCGTTCAACCTGTTCGCGCACAAGACCATCCTGGAGAACGTGACGCTCGGCCCCATCAAGGTCAAGGGCGTCTCCAAGGCGGAGGCGGACAAGGAGGCCATGGCCCTGCTCGAGCGCGTGGGCGTGGGCCACCAGGCGCCCAAGCTCCCGGCTCAGCTCTCCGGCGGCCAGCAGCAGCGTGTGGCCATCGCACGCGCCCTCGCCATGAAGCCCAAGGTCATGCTGTTCGACGAGCCCACTTCTGCGCTCGACCCCGAGATGATCAACGAGGTCCTGGATGTCATGATCCAGCTGGCCAAGGAGGGCATGACCATGATCGTGGTGACCCACGAGATGGGTTTCGCCCGCAAGGCCGCCGACCGTGTGGTGTTCATGGCTGATGGACAAATCGTGGAGGACGCCACTCCCGAGGAGTTCTTCACCAATCCCCAGAGCAGCCGCGCCAAGGACTTCCTGTCCAAGCTGCTCACGCACTGA
- a CDS encoding Sec-independent protein translocase TatB, with protein sequence MFGINGPEFILLLLIGVLVIGPQRLPEYTQKLANLVREVRRMASGAREQIKEEVGIDIDDVDWKKYDPRQYDPRRIIKEALLEDDTKPVSAGGPAAVAAAASAAASHTEERPARIIESLGVGERAPFDSEAT encoded by the coding sequence GTGTTTGGAATCAACGGCCCGGAGTTTATCCTTCTGCTGCTCATCGGCGTTCTGGTGATCGGCCCCCAGCGGTTGCCCGAATACACCCAGAAACTGGCAAACCTGGTCCGCGAAGTGCGCCGGATGGCCTCCGGTGCGCGGGAGCAGATCAAGGAAGAAGTCGGCATCGACATCGATGACGTCGACTGGAAGAAGTACGACCCCCGCCAGTACGATCCGCGGCGCATTATCAAGGAAGCACTCCTCGAGGATGACACCAAGCCGGTCAGCGCTGGCGGTCCGGCGGCGGTAGCCGCTGCGGCATCAGCCGCCGCCTCCCACACGGAGGAGCGGCCAGCGCGCATTATCGAAAGCCTCGGCGTGGGCGAGCGGGCCCCCTTCGATTCCGAGGCGACGTAG
- a CDS encoding DUF3117 domain-containing protein codes for MAAMKPRTGDGPMEVTKEGRSLIMRVPLEGGGRLVVELNAAEAANLKDCLVGVTE; via the coding sequence ATGGCGGCTATGAAACCACGCACCGGCGACGGCCCTATGGAAGTAACCAAGGAGGGCCGCAGCCTGATCATGCGTGTGCCGCTCGAAGGCGGGGGCCGGCTCGTGGTTGAACTTAACGCCGCAGAGGCGGCCAATCTCAAGGACTGCCTCGTCGGCGTCACCGAATAA
- a CDS encoding DivIVA domain-containing protein gives MSFFLVFLAIVLIGATALIGTNLGAGMLRRKRARAPLEREGFKDGFDEPVASLPPVLLPDDAKPADVDQVRFALGLRGYRMDQVDQVLDDLRDQLAARNAEIESLREQLRASAGPLAARQQPAAQLAPAEQLPPADQLAPAERSAAEDRT, from the coding sequence GTGAGCTTCTTCCTCGTTTTCCTCGCCATCGTCCTGATTGGAGCCACCGCCCTCATCGGGACCAACCTCGGGGCGGGCATGCTGCGGAGGAAGCGCGCCCGCGCGCCTCTCGAACGAGAGGGCTTCAAGGACGGCTTCGATGAACCCGTGGCGTCCCTGCCGCCGGTGCTGCTCCCCGACGACGCAAAACCGGCCGACGTCGACCAGGTCCGGTTTGCGCTGGGATTGCGGGGGTACCGGATGGACCAGGTGGACCAGGTGCTGGACGACCTGCGCGACCAGCTGGCAGCCAGGAACGCCGAGATAGAAAGCCTGCGGGAGCAGCTGCGTGCCTCTGCTGGACCACTGGCCGCTCGCCAACAGCCGGCCGCCCAATTGGCCCCCGCAGAACAATTGCCCCCCGCCGATCAATTGGCCCCTGCCGAACGGTCGGCCGCCGAGGACCGGACGTGA
- a CDS encoding anti-sigma factor — translation MRRLHRLLEGLRQNTGFPPLAGGRHPQTPDHIRACAECASALHRQRQYIERLRAAAVPAASDELTARLLLRTQQLAMAPPPVARPSRMRLAGLAGGVAVVAAGAVAAGAYTVAGEPGQYAAGTASLYGQSGHSPGTDSRLAALRSSGWTCPELRAMGFRLVSASTTVLAGRPTVELRLTDGQHTARILEQHQGSPSALSPVNPLTGHPAGSDGYVAADLPGATADGRVWVKAGSPWSAIYQTPRSTFTYVSDLPATSADDALAVLAAPGSMAGPGLAAGTDTAGDSSAAQETVVDRVERGLRKIARQLGL, via the coding sequence ATGCGTCGGCTACATCGCTTGCTGGAGGGGCTCAGACAGAACACAGGGTTCCCGCCGCTTGCCGGCGGACGGCACCCGCAGACACCGGACCACATCCGTGCGTGCGCCGAATGCGCCAGCGCGCTGCACCGGCAGCGCCAGTACATTGAACGGCTCCGTGCTGCCGCAGTCCCGGCCGCCAGTGACGAACTGACCGCGCGGCTCCTGCTCCGCACCCAGCAACTGGCCATGGCGCCGCCTCCCGTAGCCCGGCCCAGCCGGATGAGGCTGGCGGGGCTGGCCGGCGGCGTAGCCGTGGTGGCGGCAGGGGCCGTCGCTGCCGGTGCCTACACCGTTGCCGGTGAACCCGGGCAGTACGCCGCCGGCACGGCCTCGCTCTATGGCCAGTCCGGGCATTCCCCGGGAACAGACAGCCGCCTCGCCGCGCTGCGTTCCTCCGGCTGGACCTGCCCTGAACTGCGTGCCATGGGTTTCCGCCTGGTATCTGCCAGCACGACGGTGCTGGCGGGCCGGCCCACGGTGGAGCTGCGCCTCACCGACGGGCAGCATACGGCCAGGATTCTGGAACAGCACCAGGGGTCGCCGTCTGCGCTGTCTCCGGTCAACCCGCTGACGGGCCACCCGGCGGGAAGCGACGGTTACGTTGCCGCTGACCTGCCGGGAGCGACGGCGGACGGCCGGGTCTGGGTCAAGGCGGGGTCACCGTGGAGCGCGATTTACCAGACACCACGGAGCACGTTCACCTACGTGTCCGACTTGCCCGCCACCTCGGCCGACGACGCTTTGGCGGTGCTCGCAGCGCCCGGAAGCATGGCCGGTCCGGGTTTGGCGGCCGGAACCGATACGGCGGGGGACAGCAGCGCAGCGCAGGAAACTGTCGTGGACCGGGTCGAACGCGGCCTCCGTAAAATAGCCCGCCAGTTGGGGCTTTGA
- a CDS encoding glutamate ABC transporter substrate-binding protein — MKAFLTRRKSLLAAASAAIALTLSACGGGGTGTGSNPTPVEKPSFAAGTTMEKIASAGKVTIGTKFDQPLFGQKGLDGKPVGFDVEIGKLLAAKLGVPADKIEWVETVSANREQFIKQGKVDLIVATYTINDKRKTEVDFAGPYYEAGQALMVNKDNTSITKPEDVKGKNVCSVTGSTPASTIVEKYGAVLVPAATYSACLEPLRNKQVEAVTTDNVILAGFVNKEPDAFKLASDETFTKEPYGIGLKKGDTAFRNWVNDQLESFSKDGSYKKAWEDTAGAVIKTAPELPAIDRY, encoded by the coding sequence ATGAAGGCATTTTTGACCCGAAGGAAATCCCTTCTGGCAGCAGCATCCGCGGCCATCGCTCTTACCCTGAGCGCTTGCGGCGGCGGCGGCACCGGGACCGGGTCCAACCCCACGCCGGTCGAAAAGCCGAGCTTCGCTGCAGGCACCACCATGGAAAAGATCGCCTCGGCCGGCAAGGTGACCATCGGCACCAAGTTCGATCAGCCGCTGTTCGGCCAGAAGGGCCTGGACGGCAAGCCTGTCGGTTTCGACGTCGAAATCGGCAAGCTGCTCGCCGCCAAGCTGGGCGTTCCCGCGGACAAGATTGAATGGGTCGAGACCGTCTCCGCCAACCGTGAGCAGTTCATCAAACAGGGCAAGGTGGATCTGATCGTGGCCACCTACACCATCAACGACAAGCGCAAGACCGAAGTCGACTTCGCCGGCCCGTACTACGAAGCCGGCCAGGCGCTGATGGTGAACAAGGACAACACGTCCATCACCAAGCCCGAGGACGTCAAGGGCAAGAATGTCTGCTCCGTGACGGGCTCCACCCCGGCCTCCACCATCGTGGAGAAGTACGGCGCAGTCCTGGTTCCGGCCGCCACTTACTCGGCCTGCCTCGAGCCGCTCCGTAACAAGCAGGTTGAAGCCGTCACCACGGACAACGTCATCCTGGCCGGCTTCGTCAACAAGGAGCCGGACGCGTTCAAGCTGGCTTCCGACGAGACCTTCACCAAGGAGCCTTACGGCATCGGCCTGAAGAAGGGCGACACGGCGTTCCGCAACTGGGTCAACGACCAGCTGGAAAGCTTCTCCAAGGACGGCTCCTACAAGAAGGCCTGGGAAGACACGGCCGGAGCGGTCATCAAGACGGCACCGGAACTTCCGGCCATCGACCGCTACTAA
- the sigE gene encoding RNA polymerase sigma factor SigE: MSASVAAPVPATEEHAAEWAMPTWEEVVTNHSAKVYRLAYRLTGNKYDAEDLTQEVFVRVFRSLENFKPGTLDGWLHRITTNLFLDQARRKSRIRFDALAEDAESRLPGREPGPEQSFELNNLDLDVQAALEELPPDFRAAVVLCDLEGLSYDEVAEALGVKLGTVRSRIHRGRTMLREKLAHRDPRPQQARKPRLKLPRIAGVL; encoded by the coding sequence ATGTCAGCATCCGTTGCGGCACCTGTCCCTGCAACTGAAGAGCACGCTGCCGAGTGGGCCATGCCCACGTGGGAAGAAGTGGTCACCAACCACTCCGCCAAGGTGTACAGGCTCGCCTACCGGCTGACCGGTAACAAGTACGACGCCGAGGACCTCACCCAGGAGGTGTTCGTCCGCGTCTTCCGCTCGCTGGAGAACTTCAAGCCGGGAACCCTGGACGGCTGGCTGCACCGGATCACCACCAACCTCTTCCTGGACCAGGCGCGGCGCAAGAGCCGGATCCGCTTTGACGCGCTGGCCGAGGATGCCGAGTCACGGCTGCCCGGCCGTGAACCCGGCCCCGAGCAAAGCTTCGAACTCAACAACCTGGATCTCGACGTCCAGGCCGCCCTCGAGGAACTCCCACCGGACTTCCGTGCCGCCGTCGTCCTGTGCGACCTCGAGGGACTGTCGTATGACGAGGTCGCCGAGGCCCTTGGCGTGAAGCTGGGCACTGTGCGTTCACGCATTCACCGCGGCCGGACCATGCTCCGCGAAAAGCTTGCCCACCGGGATCCGCGCCCGCAGCAGGCGCGCAAGCCGCGGCTGAAGCTGCCCCGCATCGCCGGCGTTCTCTGA
- a CDS encoding TIGR00730 family Rossman fold protein, which translates to MSINADPSKSVQPRRKGPLELRRKQAAVEMSDQRLLDTKGPGHFIHTDPWRVMRIQSEFVEGFGALSDLGQAVSVFGSARTKPGSAFYDMGVEVGRKLAEAGVAVITGGGPGSMEAANRGAVEGNGVSVGLGIELPFEQGLNQWVDLGINFRYFFARKTMFVKYAQGFIVLPGGLGTLDELFEAMVLVQTQKVTSFPIVLLGASFWGPMIEWIRGTLVAEGMVSEKDLDLIQVVDTPEEAVNFVLHGHVRAPSSDEDQRPE; encoded by the coding sequence ATGAGCATCAACGCAGATCCGTCAAAATCCGTACAGCCCCGCCGGAAAGGGCCCCTAGAACTGCGCCGCAAGCAGGCGGCCGTGGAGATGTCGGATCAGCGGCTGCTCGACACCAAGGGCCCCGGCCACTTCATTCACACCGACCCCTGGCGGGTCATGCGGATCCAGAGCGAGTTCGTGGAAGGCTTCGGTGCCCTCTCCGACCTGGGCCAGGCGGTCAGCGTCTTCGGCTCCGCGCGCACCAAGCCGGGAAGCGCGTTCTACGACATGGGCGTCGAGGTGGGGCGCAAACTGGCCGAAGCCGGCGTGGCCGTCATCACCGGCGGCGGACCGGGCTCGATGGAAGCAGCCAACAGGGGAGCGGTGGAAGGCAACGGCGTCTCCGTTGGCCTCGGTATTGAGCTGCCGTTCGAGCAGGGCCTGAACCAGTGGGTGGACCTCGGCATCAACTTCCGCTATTTCTTCGCGCGGAAGACCATGTTCGTGAAGTACGCCCAGGGCTTCATCGTTCTTCCAGGCGGCCTCGGCACCCTTGACGAGCTCTTCGAAGCCATGGTCCTCGTCCAGACGCAGAAGGTGACCTCGTTCCCGATCGTCCTGCTGGGCGCGTCATTCTGGGGTCCGATGATCGAATGGATCAGGGGGACCCTGGTGGCTGAGGGAATGGTCTCGGAAAAGGACCTGGACCTCATCCAGGTGGTGGACACCCCGGAGGAAGCCGTGAATTTCGTCCTCCACGGCCATGTCCGGGCGCCGTCCTCCGACGAGGACCAGCGCCCCGAGTAG
- a CDS encoding O-methyltransferase encodes MSADKSTSWSYAEDLPAEDEVLLRARERSFELGVTPIGRGVGAVLTVLAAASKAQTAVEIGTGAGVSGVCLLRGLGPQAVLTTIDVDVEHLKAAREAFQESGSPANRTRTISGRAGDVLPRLTDAAYDLVFIDGDKPNFPRYVEQAVRLLKTGGLLIVNDALDKDRVSNPAARDATTVVLRQVGRAVRDDDRLASAMLPTGDGLLVAVKK; translated from the coding sequence ATGAGCGCCGATAAGTCCACGAGCTGGTCCTATGCAGAAGATCTGCCTGCCGAGGATGAGGTCCTGCTGCGCGCCCGGGAGCGTTCGTTCGAGCTTGGCGTGACACCCATCGGCCGTGGCGTTGGCGCCGTCTTGACCGTACTGGCGGCTGCATCCAAGGCGCAGACCGCCGTCGAGATCGGCACCGGCGCCGGCGTCTCTGGCGTCTGCCTGCTTCGCGGCCTCGGTCCGCAGGCCGTGCTCACCACCATCGACGTGGACGTCGAGCACCTGAAGGCCGCCCGGGAGGCGTTCCAGGAGTCAGGCAGCCCGGCCAACCGCACCCGCACCATTTCCGGCCGCGCCGGTGATGTCCTGCCGAGGCTCACCGACGCCGCCTATGACCTCGTCTTCATCGACGGCGACAAGCCCAACTTCCCACGTTACGTTGAGCAGGCCGTGCGCCTGCTCAAGACCGGCGGCCTGCTGATCGTCAATGACGCCCTGGACAAGGACCGGGTATCCAACCCGGCAGCCCGCGACGCAACCACCGTTGTGCTGCGCCAGGTGGGCAGGGCCGTGCGCGACGACGACCGGCTGGCCTCCGCCATGCTCCCCACCGGTGATGGGCTGCTGGTAGCCGTCAAGAAATAG